In Desulfobacterales bacterium, a genomic segment contains:
- a CDS encoding type II secretion system protein → MRAILKKNDQLAMTMLELIIALAVLASLSAVVLPWFFHTTLPRYRLKHAAQRLVCDMLYAKMRAAATNRQHRIIFDVHENTYRLESGDRSSQSTAWHSEAREGRFSDPQNDAYFPGVRIIAATQDQIIFSPTGAQTLMSITLAQARDQRIKISAAIAGQLRMERSN, encoded by the coding sequence ATGCGCGCAATTCTGAAAAAAAACGACCAGCTCGCCATGACGATGCTGGAATTGATCATTGCGCTGGCCGTTCTGGCAAGCCTGAGCGCAGTGGTCTTGCCGTGGTTTTTTCACACGACGTTGCCCCGCTACCGGCTCAAGCATGCCGCGCAGCGGCTTGTTTGCGATATGCTTTACGCGAAAATGAGAGCCGCTGCCACCAACCGACAACACCGGATCATATTTGACGTTCATGAAAATACGTACCGGCTTGAATCCGGGGATCGTTCCAGTCAATCCACGGCATGGCATTCGGAAGCCCGAGAGGGGCGATTTTCGGACCCGCAAAACGACGCCTATTTTCCGGGTGTCCGGATTATTGCCGCTACGCAGGACCAAATTATTTTCAGCCCCACGGGTGCGCAAACGCTGATGAGCATCACCCTGGCGCAAGCCCGCGATCAGCGCATCAAGATTTCCGCCGCCATCGCGGGCCAACTTCGAATGGAAAGATCGAACTGA
- a CDS encoding LysM domain-containing protein produces MIDKEFNKEFNDEPGMMRPDEEENYFEPNPYESSKRRNRSVSQKFFSRAETPFIVIGALLLLFILIFLVFSRKDATDETEPKFALLEERLARLEEQMATIPEINGVVGKLEKQVAISERYADRFEHMEASITMMTDKLARDLAELKKVSSQPVKKDAPAPAPVRAEKRPAPVSKPVYHVVSAKETLYSISRRYNSTVDELRRLNKLSENDAIQPGQKLVVKIGNGKK; encoded by the coding sequence ATGATCGACAAGGAATTTAATAAAGAATTTAATGATGAACCCGGCATGATGCGACCCGATGAGGAAGAAAATTATTTTGAACCCAACCCTTACGAATCGTCGAAGCGGCGTAATCGCTCTGTTTCTCAAAAGTTTTTCAGCCGTGCGGAAACCCCTTTTATCGTCATTGGCGCGTTGTTGCTCCTTTTCATTCTGATATTTCTTGTCTTCAGCCGAAAGGACGCAACGGATGAAACCGAACCCAAGTTTGCGCTTTTAGAAGAGCGACTGGCGAGACTGGAAGAGCAAATGGCGACGATTCCGGAAATTAACGGGGTGGTGGGTAAACTTGAAAAGCAAGTGGCGATCTCTGAACGGTATGCGGATCGGTTTGAGCATATGGAGGCGTCCATTACCATGATGACGGATAAATTGGCCCGGGATTTGGCGGAGCTGAAAAAGGTATCGTCGCAGCCCGTGAAAAAGGACGCCCCTGCGCCTGCGCCGGTTCGCGCAGAGAAGCGTCCCGCGCCCGTAAGCAAGCCCGTTTATCATGTCGTTAGCGCCAAGGAAACCCTGTATAGTATCAGCAGACGCTATAATTCGACGGTGGATGAATTGCGGCGTTTAAACAAGCTTTCCGAAAATGACGCCATTCAGCCCGGTCAGAAACTGGTGGTTAAAATAGGCAATGGGAAAAAATAA